One genomic region from Populus nigra chromosome 8, ddPopNigr1.1, whole genome shotgun sequence encodes:
- the LOC133700880 gene encoding cuscuta receptor 1-like isoform X2 — translation MLKRMGAWMLLALFTLVGEWYGRCYGCLEEERIGLFEIQSSIDPDGVFLGDWRLENGNCCEWDGIECDNTTRRVIQLSLRGARDFSLGDWVLNASLFLPLKELQSLELGETGLVGCLENEGFEVLSSKLSNLGLSGNQFNDKSILSCLTGLSTLKSLDLSYNELTAGSGVLSSRLKKLENLDLHGNQCNDNIFPSLTGFSSLKSLDLSYNKLTESGFEIISSHLGKLENLDLHYNYIFNDNILSHLRGFSSLKSLDLSFNEFTGSTTVNGTFFNSSTLEELHLDHTSLPINFLQNTGALPALKVLSAGKCDLHGTLPAQGWCELKNLKQLNLARNNFGGSLPDCLGNLSSLQLLDVSKNQFTGNIASGPLTNLVSLEFLSLSNNLFEVPTSMKPFMNHSSLKFFSSENNRLVTEPAAIDNLIPKFQLVFFSSSKTTEALNVEIPDFLYYQYDLRTLDLSHNNITGMFPSWLLKNNTRLEQLYMSKNSFVGALRLQDHPHPNMTELDISNNNMNGQIPKYICLIFPNLNSLRMAMNGFTGCIHSCLGNISSLSVLDLSNNQLSTVKLEQLTTIRFLKLSNNNLGGNNFWGQISDFPLYGWNTWAVLDLSNNQFSGMLPRWSINSTGLEALDLSKNHFKGPITRDFCQLGQLEYLDLSENNITGYIPSCFSPPFLIHMHLSKNRLSGPLTYDFYNSSSLVTMDLRDNNFTGSIPNWIGNLSSLSVLLMRANNFDSELPVQLCLLEQLSIFDVSQNQLSGPLPSCLGNLTLKESSQKIFVDLGYDFPLGSIEKAYYETMGPPLVDSMYNLGKDFWVNFTEEVIEFTTKNMYYGYKGKVLSYMYGIDLSNNNFVGAIPSEFGNLSKILSLNLSHNNLTGSIPTTFSNLKQIESLDLSYNNLNGVIPPQLTKITTLEVFSVAHNNLSGKTPERKNQFGTFDENCYEGNRFLCGPPLQNNCSEEAVPSQSVPNDEQGDGGFIDMEFFYISFSVCYTVVVMTIAAVLYINPYWRRRWLYFIEDCIDTCYYFVVASFRKFSNFRR, via the exons ATGTTGAAAAGAATGGGGGCTTGGATGTTGCTAGCATTATTCACTTTGGTTGGCGAATGGTATGGTCGTTGTTATGGGTGTTTGGAGGAAGAGAGAATTGGTCTCTTCGAGATCCAATCTTCGATCGACCCAGATGGCGTTTTCTTGGGAGATTGGAGATTGGAGAATGGTAATTGTTGCGAGTGGGATGGGATCGAGTGTGATAACACTACAAGGCGAGTGATCCAGCTCTCTCTTAGAGGTGCAAGGGATTTCAGCTTGGGCGACTGGGTTCTCAACGCATCTTTGTTTCTGCCTCTTAAAGAATTGCAAAGTCTTGAATTGGGAGAGACTGGATTGGTTGGTTGCTTGGAGAATGAAG GCTTCGAAGTCCTATCATCAAAACTGAGCAATCTTGGCCTGAGTGGCAatcaatttaatgataaaagtATTTTGTCATGCTTGACTGGGCTTTCCACTCTCAAGTCTTTGGATCTATCATATAATGAGTTGACAGCTGGATCAGGAG TCTTGTCATCAAGGTTGAAAAAACTGGAGAACCTTGATCTACATGGGAATCAATGCAACGATAACATTTTTCCATCTCTAACTGGATTTTCATCTCTCAAGTCTTTGGATCTGTCGTACAATAAGTTGACAGAATCAG GATTTGAGATCATATCATCACATTTGGGGAAACTCGAGAACCTGGACCTGCactataattatatattcaaCGACAACATTTTATCACATCTGCGTGGATTTTCTTCTCTCAAGTCTTTAGATCTATCATTTAATGAGTTCACAGGATCGACGACTGTCAATG GGACTTTCTTCAATTCTAGCACCCTTGAAGAATTGCATCTAGATCATACTTCTCTCCCAATAAACTTTCTCCAGAACACTGGAGCATTGCCTGCTCTTAAAGTTTTGTCTGCTGGTAAATGTGACCTCCATGGCACCCTACCCGCTCAAG GTTGGTGTGAATTGAAGAATCTAAAGCAGTTAAATCTCGCTAGAAATAATTTTGGAGGTTCACTCCCAGATTGTTTGGGGAACTTGTCATCTCTACAACTATTAGATGTTTCTAAGAACCAGTTTACTGGAAATATTGCCTCTGGTCCTCTTACCAATCTCGTATCCCTTGAATTCCTCTCACTATCAAATAACCTCTTTGAAGTTCCCACTTCAATGAAGCCTTTTATGAACCATTCAAGCCTCAAGTTCTTCTCCAGTGAGAACAACAGACTAGTAACAGAACCTGCTGCCATTGATAATTTGATTCCAAAGTTCCAACTAGTCTTTTTTAGCTCGTCAAAAACAACAGAAGCACTCAATGTAGAAATTCCCGACTTTCTCTATTACCAATACGATTTAAGAACCCTTGATCTCTCCCACAACAACATCACCGGAATGTTTCCATCGTGGTTGCTTAAGAACAATACACGATTGGAGCAACTATATATGAGCAAGAACTCCTTTGTTGGGGCTTTGCGGTTGCAAGATCACCCCCATCCAAATATGACCGAATTAGATATATCCAACAACAACATGAACGGTCAAATTCCAAAATATATTTGTCTGATCTTTCCAAATCTAAACAGCTTAAGGATGGCTATGAATGGATTCACAGGTTGTATTCATTCTTGTTTAGGAAATATTAGCTCTCtttcagttttagatttatCCAACAATCAATTGTCCACAGTAAAACTAGAACAACTAACAACAATACGGTTTCTCAAGCTGTCAAACAACAATTTGG GTGGTAACAACTTTTGGGGTCAGATTTCAGATTTTCCATTATATGGGTGGAATACGTGGGCTGTATTGGATTTGAGTAACAATCAATTTTCAGGCATGCTTCCAAGGTGGTCCATCAATTCTACGGGACTTGAAGCTCTTGATTTGTCCAAAAACCATTTTAAGGGTCCGATCACAAGAGACTTTTGTCAGCTTGGCCAGCTTGAATATTTGGACCTTTCTGAGAACAACATCACTGGATACATACCATCTTGTTTCAGTCCACCATTTCTAATCCATATGCATCTATCCAAAAATAGATTGAGCGGTCCATTaacatatgatttttataacaGCTCTTCCCTGGTTACGATGGATCTTCGAGACAACAACTTCACCGGCTCCATTCCAAATTGGATTGGCAATCTTTCATCATTGAGTGTTCTTCTTATGAGGGCTAATAATTTTGATAGTGAGCTCCCTGTTCAATTATGCTTGTTAGAACAATTAAGCATTTTTGATGTTTCACAAAACCAGCTCTCTGGTCCACTACCCTCCTGTTTGGGCAATCTTACTCTCAAGGAAAGTTCCCAGAAAATTTTCGTGGATCTCGGATATGATTTTCCGTTAGGGTCCATAGAAAAAGCTTATTATGAAACAATGGGTCCACCACTAGTGGATAGTATGTACAACTTGGGAAAGGATTTTTGGGTTAACTTTACAGAAGAAGTGATAGAATTTACAactaaaaatatgtattatggTTACAAGGGAAAAGTTCTGAGCTACATGTATGGTATTGATCTCTCCAATAACAACTTCGTAGGAGCAATCCCATCAGAATTTGGAAACTTGAGTAAGATATTGTCATTAAACTTATCACACAACAATCTCACTGGATCTATCCCTACAACATTCTCAAACCTAAAGCAGATTGAGAGTTTGGATCTTTCTTACAACAACTTAAATGGTGTCATCCCTCCACAACTTACTAAAATTACCACACTGGAAGTTTTTAGTGTGGCGCACAATAACTTGTCAGGTAAGACACCCGAGAGAAAAAATCAGTTTGGGACCTTTGATGAAAACTGTTACGAAGGAAATCGTTTCTTGTGTGGACCTCCATTGCAAAACAATTGTAGTGAAGAAGCAGTGCCGTCACAGTCAGTGCCTAATGATGAACAAGGAGATGGTGGTTTCATAGACATGGAATTTTTCTACATCAGTTTCAGTGTATGTTATACAGTTGTGGTGATGACGATTGCAGCAGTTCTCTACATCAATCCATATTGGCGACGCAGGTGGTTGTACTTCATCGAAGACTGCATCGATACATGCTACTATTTTGTGGTGGCTAGTTTTCGCAAGTTTTCCAACTTCAGAAGGTGA
- the LOC133700880 gene encoding cuscuta receptor 1-like isoform X1 → MLKRMGAWMLLALFTLVGEWYGRCYGCLEEERIGLFEIQSSIDPDGVFLGDWRLENGNCCEWDGIECDNTTRRVIQLSLRGARDFSLGDWVLNASLFLPLKELQSLELGETGLVGCLENEGFEVLSSKLSNLGLSGNQFNDKSILSCLTGLSTLKSLDLSYNELTAGSGVLSSRLKKLENLDLHGNQCNDNIFPSLTGFSSLKSLDLSYNKLTESGFEIISSHLGKLENLDLHYNYIFNDNILSHLRGFSSLKSLDLSFNEFTGSTTVNGTFFNSSTLEELHLDHTSLPINFLQNTGALPALKVLSAGKCDLHGTLPAQGWCELKNLKQLNLARNNFGGSLPDCLGNLSSLQLLDVSKNQFTGNIASGPLTNLVSLEFLSLSNNLFEVPTSMKPFMNHSSLKFFSSENNRLVTEPAAIDNLIPKFQLVFFSSSKTTEALNVEIPDFLYYQYDLRTLDLSHNNITGMFPSWLLKNNTRLEQLYMSKNSFVGALRLQDHPHPNMTELDISNNNMNGQIPKYICLIFPNLNSLRMAMNGFTGCIHSCLGNISSLSVLDLSNNQLSTVKLEQLTTIRFLKLSNNNLGGQIPISVFNSSTLEYLYLGGNNFWGQISDFPLYGWNTWAVLDLSNNQFSGMLPRWSINSTGLEALDLSKNHFKGPITRDFCQLGQLEYLDLSENNITGYIPSCFSPPFLIHMHLSKNRLSGPLTYDFYNSSSLVTMDLRDNNFTGSIPNWIGNLSSLSVLLMRANNFDSELPVQLCLLEQLSIFDVSQNQLSGPLPSCLGNLTLKESSQKIFVDLGYDFPLGSIEKAYYETMGPPLVDSMYNLGKDFWVNFTEEVIEFTTKNMYYGYKGKVLSYMYGIDLSNNNFVGAIPSEFGNLSKILSLNLSHNNLTGSIPTTFSNLKQIESLDLSYNNLNGVIPPQLTKITTLEVFSVAHNNLSGKTPERKNQFGTFDENCYEGNRFLCGPPLQNNCSEEAVPSQSVPNDEQGDGGFIDMEFFYISFSVCYTVVVMTIAAVLYINPYWRRRWLYFIEDCIDTCYYFVVASFRKFSNFRR, encoded by the exons ATGTTGAAAAGAATGGGGGCTTGGATGTTGCTAGCATTATTCACTTTGGTTGGCGAATGGTATGGTCGTTGTTATGGGTGTTTGGAGGAAGAGAGAATTGGTCTCTTCGAGATCCAATCTTCGATCGACCCAGATGGCGTTTTCTTGGGAGATTGGAGATTGGAGAATGGTAATTGTTGCGAGTGGGATGGGATCGAGTGTGATAACACTACAAGGCGAGTGATCCAGCTCTCTCTTAGAGGTGCAAGGGATTTCAGCTTGGGCGACTGGGTTCTCAACGCATCTTTGTTTCTGCCTCTTAAAGAATTGCAAAGTCTTGAATTGGGAGAGACTGGATTGGTTGGTTGCTTGGAGAATGAAG GCTTCGAAGTCCTATCATCAAAACTGAGCAATCTTGGCCTGAGTGGCAatcaatttaatgataaaagtATTTTGTCATGCTTGACTGGGCTTTCCACTCTCAAGTCTTTGGATCTATCATATAATGAGTTGACAGCTGGATCAGGAG TCTTGTCATCAAGGTTGAAAAAACTGGAGAACCTTGATCTACATGGGAATCAATGCAACGATAACATTTTTCCATCTCTAACTGGATTTTCATCTCTCAAGTCTTTGGATCTGTCGTACAATAAGTTGACAGAATCAG GATTTGAGATCATATCATCACATTTGGGGAAACTCGAGAACCTGGACCTGCactataattatatattcaaCGACAACATTTTATCACATCTGCGTGGATTTTCTTCTCTCAAGTCTTTAGATCTATCATTTAATGAGTTCACAGGATCGACGACTGTCAATG GGACTTTCTTCAATTCTAGCACCCTTGAAGAATTGCATCTAGATCATACTTCTCTCCCAATAAACTTTCTCCAGAACACTGGAGCATTGCCTGCTCTTAAAGTTTTGTCTGCTGGTAAATGTGACCTCCATGGCACCCTACCCGCTCAAG GTTGGTGTGAATTGAAGAATCTAAAGCAGTTAAATCTCGCTAGAAATAATTTTGGAGGTTCACTCCCAGATTGTTTGGGGAACTTGTCATCTCTACAACTATTAGATGTTTCTAAGAACCAGTTTACTGGAAATATTGCCTCTGGTCCTCTTACCAATCTCGTATCCCTTGAATTCCTCTCACTATCAAATAACCTCTTTGAAGTTCCCACTTCAATGAAGCCTTTTATGAACCATTCAAGCCTCAAGTTCTTCTCCAGTGAGAACAACAGACTAGTAACAGAACCTGCTGCCATTGATAATTTGATTCCAAAGTTCCAACTAGTCTTTTTTAGCTCGTCAAAAACAACAGAAGCACTCAATGTAGAAATTCCCGACTTTCTCTATTACCAATACGATTTAAGAACCCTTGATCTCTCCCACAACAACATCACCGGAATGTTTCCATCGTGGTTGCTTAAGAACAATACACGATTGGAGCAACTATATATGAGCAAGAACTCCTTTGTTGGGGCTTTGCGGTTGCAAGATCACCCCCATCCAAATATGACCGAATTAGATATATCCAACAACAACATGAACGGTCAAATTCCAAAATATATTTGTCTGATCTTTCCAAATCTAAACAGCTTAAGGATGGCTATGAATGGATTCACAGGTTGTATTCATTCTTGTTTAGGAAATATTAGCTCTCtttcagttttagatttatCCAACAATCAATTGTCCACAGTAAAACTAGAACAACTAACAACAATACGGTTTCTCAAGCTGTCAAACAACAATTTGGGTGGGCAAATACCGATCTCGGTGTTCAATTCTTCTACCTTAGAATATCTCTACCTAGGTGGTAACAACTTTTGGGGTCAGATTTCAGATTTTCCATTATATGGGTGGAATACGTGGGCTGTATTGGATTTGAGTAACAATCAATTTTCAGGCATGCTTCCAAGGTGGTCCATCAATTCTACGGGACTTGAAGCTCTTGATTTGTCCAAAAACCATTTTAAGGGTCCGATCACAAGAGACTTTTGTCAGCTTGGCCAGCTTGAATATTTGGACCTTTCTGAGAACAACATCACTGGATACATACCATCTTGTTTCAGTCCACCATTTCTAATCCATATGCATCTATCCAAAAATAGATTGAGCGGTCCATTaacatatgatttttataacaGCTCTTCCCTGGTTACGATGGATCTTCGAGACAACAACTTCACCGGCTCCATTCCAAATTGGATTGGCAATCTTTCATCATTGAGTGTTCTTCTTATGAGGGCTAATAATTTTGATAGTGAGCTCCCTGTTCAATTATGCTTGTTAGAACAATTAAGCATTTTTGATGTTTCACAAAACCAGCTCTCTGGTCCACTACCCTCCTGTTTGGGCAATCTTACTCTCAAGGAAAGTTCCCAGAAAATTTTCGTGGATCTCGGATATGATTTTCCGTTAGGGTCCATAGAAAAAGCTTATTATGAAACAATGGGTCCACCACTAGTGGATAGTATGTACAACTTGGGAAAGGATTTTTGGGTTAACTTTACAGAAGAAGTGATAGAATTTACAactaaaaatatgtattatggTTACAAGGGAAAAGTTCTGAGCTACATGTATGGTATTGATCTCTCCAATAACAACTTCGTAGGAGCAATCCCATCAGAATTTGGAAACTTGAGTAAGATATTGTCATTAAACTTATCACACAACAATCTCACTGGATCTATCCCTACAACATTCTCAAACCTAAAGCAGATTGAGAGTTTGGATCTTTCTTACAACAACTTAAATGGTGTCATCCCTCCACAACTTACTAAAATTACCACACTGGAAGTTTTTAGTGTGGCGCACAATAACTTGTCAGGTAAGACACCCGAGAGAAAAAATCAGTTTGGGACCTTTGATGAAAACTGTTACGAAGGAAATCGTTTCTTGTGTGGACCTCCATTGCAAAACAATTGTAGTGAAGAAGCAGTGCCGTCACAGTCAGTGCCTAATGATGAACAAGGAGATGGTGGTTTCATAGACATGGAATTTTTCTACATCAGTTTCAGTGTATGTTATACAGTTGTGGTGATGACGATTGCAGCAGTTCTCTACATCAATCCATATTGGCGACGCAGGTGGTTGTACTTCATCGAAGACTGCATCGATACATGCTACTATTTTGTGGTGGCTAGTTTTCGCAAGTTTTCCAACTTCAGAAGGTGA
- the LOC133700842 gene encoding dynamin-related protein 4C-like yields the protein MGSVLKQCGSVSEEMPNSSENEVESLPQSIEEKHQELVVSHVPIVSSFNERIRPLLDAVDKLRHLQVMKEGIQLPTIVVVGDQSSGKSSVLESLAGISLPRGQGICTRVPLIMRLQHHTAPEPELSLEFNGKTVPTSEAKIANAISLATDEIAGNAKGISNTPLTLVVKKNGVPDLTMVDLPGITRVPVHGQPENIYEQIADIIMEYIRPEESIILNVLSATVDFTTCESIRMSQKVDKNGERTLAVVTKADRAPEGLLEKVTADDVNIGLGYICVRNRIGDESYKEARKEEADLFENHPLLSKIDKSMVGIPVLAQKLVQIQATIIARCLPEIVRKINEKLNASISELNRMPKTLSSVGEALTTFMGIVGSAKESLNKIIVRGEYDEYLEDKNMHCTARLVEMLNQYSGELHNCSANDLTGNFLMDEIQVLEEAKGIELPNFLPRTTFLSILQKKVEKVSHIPVAFVEKVWTYIEGVVISVLMHHSENYHQLQLSTRRAGHNLIARMKEHSRNWVTEIVQMEKLTDYTSNPEYMNDWNKLMAQQHDFTRDVLENGYVATFKIEGLGVVPIASLRGYEQHVLLQAFDLKMRMTAYWKIVLRRLVDFMALHLQFCARNLVNKEMEEEIVQELVGRHDGAIERMLEESPAVAAKREKLNVSIKLLRESNNVLGNIMDKIASNI from the coding sequence ATGGGTTCAGTGCTTAAGCAGTGTGGCTCGGTGAGTGAAGAAATGCCGAATAGCTCGGAAAACGAAGTGGAATCACTTCCACAGAGCATTGAAGAAAAGCATCAGGAGCTGGTAGTCAGCCATGTTCCCATCGTATCATCATTCAATGAACGTATTCGACCTCTACTTGATGCGGTTGACAAGCTCAGGCATCTCCAGGTCATGAAAGAAGGCATACAACTCCCCaccattgttgttgttggtgatCAATCTTCAGGGAAATCTAGTGTTCTTGAATCACTAGCTGGTATCAGCCTCCCTCGTGGCCAGGGCATCTGCACCAGAGTACCTCTCATAATGAGGTTGCAACATCACACAGCTCCAGAACCAGAGCTTTCCTTGGAGTTCAATGGCAAAACAGTACCTACCAGTGAAGCCAAAATCGCCAATGCCATAAGTCTTGCCACTGATGAGATTGCAGGCAATGCTAAGGGCATATCAAACACGCCATTGACTTTGGTAGTGAAAAAGAATGGCGTTCCGGACCTTACAATGGTTGATCTCCCTGGAATCACTAGAGTTCCTGTCCACGGTCAGCCTGAAAACATCTATGAGCAGATAGCGGATATCATTATGGAGTACATAAGGCCTGAAGAGAGTATTATCCTTAATGTTTTGTCTGCAACTGTCGATTTTACCACTTGTGAATCTATTAGGATGTCACAGAAAGTGGATAAGAATGGTGAGAGGACTCTCGCCGTGGTCACCAAAGCAGACAGAGCTCCAGAAGGACTGCTTGAGAAGGTTACGGCCGATGATGTGAATATAGGTCTGGGTTATATCTGTGTGAGAAATCGTATTGGTGATGAATCTTACAAGGAAGCACGCAAGGAAGAAGCTGACTTGTTTGAAAATCATCCTCTTCTGTCCAAGATTGATAAATCCATGGTGGGCATCCCAGTTTTGGCtcaaaaactggttcaaattCAAGCAACTATTATAGCAAGATGCTTGCCAGAGATAGTGAGGAAGATTAATGAGAAGCTGAATGCCAGTATCTCGGAACTGAACAGGATGCCTAAGACTTTGTCCTCGGTTGGTGAAGCCCTCACAACTTTCATGGGCATTGTTGGATCCGCCAAAGAGTCGCTAAACAAGATCATTGTGAGAGGAGAGTATGATGAGTATCTagaagataaaaatatgcaTTGCACTGCCAGATTGGTTGAAATGCTCAACCAATACTCAGGTGAACTTCATAATTGCTCTGCAAATGACCTTACAGGGAACTTTCTGATGGATGAGATTCAGGTTTTGGAGGAAGCCAAAGGGATTGAATTGCCAAATTTCCTTCCCCGCACCACCTTCCTTTCTATCCTGCAGAAAAAGGTTGAGAAGGTATCGCACATACCAGTTGCCTTTGTTGAGAAAGTATGGACTTACATTGAAGGTGTGGTCATATCTGTTTTGATGCATCACTCGGAAAACTACCACCAGCTTCAGCTGTCCACTCGACGAGCAGGCCATAATCTCATAGCAAGAATGAAAGAGCATTCTAGAAATTGGGTCACAGAGATTGTTCAAATGGAGAAACTGACAGATTATACAAGCAATCCTGAATACATGAATGACTGGAACAAGCTCATGGCTCAACAGCATGATTTCACGCGTGATGTCCTGGAAAATGGGTACGTTGCTACATTCAAGATTGAAGGTTTGGGAGTGGTTCCAATTGCAAGTCTCAGGGGGTATGAGCAGCATGTTTTGCTTCAAGCTTTCGACTTGAAAATGAGAATGACTGCTTACTGGAAAATTGTTTTGAGGAGGTTGGTTGATTTTATGGCTCTGCATTTGCAGTTCTGTGCTCGAAATCTTGTGAACAAGGAAATGGAAGAGGAGATCGTCCAGGAGCTTGTCGGTAGACATGATGGTGCGATAGAAAGAATGTTAGAGGAATCTCCAGCGGTAGCTGCTAAGCGTGAGAAGCTGAATGTGAGCATCAAGTTGTTGAGGGAGTCCAACAATGTCCTGGGTAACATCATGGACAAAATTGCTTCAAATATCTAG